One segment of Thermococcus sp. DNA contains the following:
- a CDS encoding PH domain-containing protein yields MPKVALSDHLLPGEDIRFQSKGLVEYGGSRYQVIVTNKRIILYAQRGLVFKSDDVVTFKLEDVQGIKYREQGIIGKKGIVEIHAKTKAVLTGPVSEMKSLYQQLLGFL; encoded by the coding sequence GTGCCGAAAGTGGCTCTTTCAGACCATCTATTGCCGGGGGAAGATATAAGGTTCCAGAGCAAAGGTCTTGTGGAGTACGGCGGGAGTAGATACCAAGTCATTGTAACCAACAAGAGGATAATACTCTACGCCCAGAGGGGTTTAGTGTTCAAAAGTGATGATGTGGTAACGTTTAAACTCGAAGATGTTCAGGGAATCAAATACAGGGAGCAGGGAATAATCGGGAAAAAGGGAATCGTTGAAATACATGCCAAGACTAAGGCCGTCCTTACAGGGCCTGTTTCTGAAATGAAAAGTCTTTACCAGCAGCTCTTGGGGTTCTTATGA
- the argF gene encoding ornithine carbamoyltransferase gives MVVSLAGRDVLCLQDFTREEIETVLKTAEMMKIWNKIGEAHRVLEGKTLGMIFQKPSTRTRVSFEVGIYQLGGYGLYLNAQDLQLRRGETIADTARVLSRYVDGIVARVYAHKDIEDLAKYSSVPVINALSDFSHPCQALADYQTILEKKGRIAGLKVVYVGDGNNVAHSLMIAGTKLGANVVVATPEGYEPDERVIKWAEQNAAESGGSFELLHDPVQAVKDADVIYTDVWASMGQEAEAEERRRIFQPFQVNKDLVKHAKPDYIFMHCLPAHRGEEVTDDVVDSSNSVVFDEAENRLHAQKAVMALVMGGIKV, from the coding sequence ATGGTGGTTAGCCTTGCAGGAAGGGATGTCCTCTGCCTTCAGGACTTTACAAGGGAAGAGATCGAGACTGTTCTCAAAACCGCCGAGATGATGAAGATCTGGAACAAGATTGGAGAAGCACACAGGGTTCTTGAGGGTAAAACACTCGGCATGATATTCCAGAAGCCCTCAACTAGAACGAGGGTCTCTTTTGAGGTCGGAATATACCAGCTCGGCGGTTACGGCCTCTACCTCAACGCCCAAGATCTCCAACTCAGGCGCGGTGAGACAATAGCGGACACCGCCCGTGTTCTCAGCAGGTATGTGGACGGAATCGTTGCAAGGGTCTATGCCCACAAGGACATTGAAGACCTCGCCAAGTACAGTAGCGTTCCAGTGATAAACGCCCTCAGTGACTTTTCCCACCCGTGCCAAGCCTTAGCGGACTACCAGACCATACTAGAGAAGAAGGGCAGGATTGCCGGCTTGAAGGTCGTCTACGTTGGCGACGGCAACAACGTCGCCCACTCCCTCATGATCGCTGGAACCAAGCTCGGTGCCAACGTCGTCGTTGCAACCCCAGAAGGCTATGAACCTGACGAAAGAGTCATCAAATGGGCGGAGCAGAACGCGGCCGAGAGCGGCGGCTCATTCGAGCTCCTCCACGACCCGGTTCAGGCGGTCAAAGATGCGGACGTTATCTACACAGACGTCTGGGCGAGCATGGGTCAGGAGGCCGAGGCTGAGGAGAGGAGGAGGATATTCCAGCCGTTCCAGGTGAATAAGGACCTCGTCAAGCACGCCAAGCCGGACTACATCTTCATGCACTGCCTCCCGGCCCACAGGGGAGAAGAAGTTACGGACGACGTCGTTGACTCCTCAAACAGCGTTGTCTTTGATGAAGCGGAGAACAGGCTCCACGCCCAGAAGGCAGTGATGGCCCTCGTCATGGGCGGGATAAAGGTCTGA
- a CDS encoding DUF996 domain-containing protein, protein MTELKDAKIWGGIGAILTVVGLGFVGFVLKLIGVKKISDATGNGEIFSKYLWSAVLAIVASILMLAGMISGMLSGHMMGIGAMMIVGAILMIVAAYFMKQSYDMVAEETGVSMFGTVALLYIIGAVLTIVVIGVILILIAAILEIVAFFSLPDSVPGKAEPTPAGEEITF, encoded by the coding sequence ATGACGGAGTTGAAGGATGCCAAGATCTGGGGAGGTATCGGAGCGATATTAACGGTTGTCGGCCTCGGTTTTGTGGGATTCGTACTGAAGTTGATAGGAGTTAAGAAGATCTCCGATGCCACCGGTAACGGGGAGATATTCAGTAAGTACCTGTGGTCCGCGGTCTTGGCCATAGTAGCATCTATTCTAATGCTTGCAGGCATGATCTCGGGTATGCTCTCCGGACATATGATGGGAATTGGTGCAATGATGATCGTCGGTGCGATCCTGATGATCGTGGCGGCTTACTTTATGAAGCAGAGCTACGACATGGTCGCCGAGGAGACCGGGGTGAGTATGTTTGGTACCGTCGCACTCCTCTACATTATAGGAGCGGTGCTCACCATAGTGGTGATCGGAGTCATACTAATTCTGATCGCAGCGATCCTGGAAATAGTTGCGTTTTTCTCTCTCCCGGATTCTGTCCCAGGAAAGGCAGAGCCCACACCGGCTGGGGAGGAGATTACGTTCTGA
- the thyX gene encoding FAD-dependent thymidylate synthase — protein MDSGIKVTLVNYTKKPLETVTWAALISYWEDWESGAFKRMAEKDVEMHLPRILGYGHESILEHAVLTFAIEGCSRVCSHQLVRHRLASYTQQSQRYIKLNPKDIEETFIIPESVKENPELYEKWKKLMREAIELYDESHKAGIHQEDARFVLPQAVRTKIVVTMNFRELKHFLGLRACERAQWEIREVAWKMLEEIAKNEELRPIIKWAKLGPRCIQIGYCPEGKLMPSGCWKRTKEKWKTLLSSKPTV, from the coding sequence ATGGATAGTGGAATCAAGGTGACTCTTGTCAACTATACAAAAAAACCCCTTGAAACTGTCACATGGGCGGCATTGATAAGCTACTGGGAAGACTGGGAGAGCGGGGCCTTCAAGAGGATGGCTGAGAAGGACGTCGAGATGCACCTGCCGAGGATCCTTGGATATGGGCATGAGTCCATTCTGGAGCACGCGGTTCTGACCTTTGCAATTGAGGGATGCTCTCGCGTTTGTTCGCACCAGCTTGTTCGTCATAGACTTGCAAGTTACACCCAGCAGTCACAAAGATATATAAAATTAAACCCTAAAGACATCGAGGAAACATTTATAATTCCAGAGAGTGTTAAAGAAAACCCCGAGCTCTACGAAAAGTGGAAAAAGCTGATGCGCGAAGCCATTGAGCTTTACGATGAGAGCCACAAAGCGGGAATCCACCAGGAAGACGCGCGTTTTGTACTTCCCCAGGCGGTGAGGACGAAGATCGTTGTGACGATGAACTTTCGTGAGCTCAAGCACTTCCTCGGCCTCCGTGCATGCGAGCGGGCGCAGTGGGAGATAAGGGAAGTCGCATGGAAGATGCTGGAGGAGATTGCAAAGAACGAGGAGCTGAGGCCGATCATAAAATGGGCAAAACTCGGGCCACGCTGCATCCAGATTGGTTACTGCCCCGAAGGGAAATTAATGCCCTCAGGGTGTTGGAAAAGGACAAAAGAAAAGTGGAAAACCCTGCTGAGTTCTAAACCAACGGTTTAA
- a CDS encoding HIT domain-containing protein, producing MKRLWAPWRIEYIRSPKHNGCIFCDFPKEHRDDERLILYRGEHSFIIMNNYPYNPGHVMIAPYRHVGKWEDLNDDELLEIMKLSQLVIEALKDVMNPDGFNMGVNLSRVAGAGIDDHVHLHIVPRWNGDTNFMPVIANTKVIPESLHEAYYELKGAIDRIVKKEKV from the coding sequence ATGAAACGGCTATGGGCACCGTGGAGAATTGAATATATACGCTCACCCAAACACAACGGCTGTATATTCTGTGACTTCCCCAAGGAGCATCGAGACGATGAAAGGCTCATTCTTTACAGGGGAGAACACAGCTTCATAATCATGAATAACTACCCCTACAACCCCGGCCACGTGATGATAGCACCGTATCGGCACGTGGGGAAATGGGAAGACCTAAACGACGATGAACTGCTCGAGATTATGAAACTCTCGCAGCTCGTTATAGAGGCTCTCAAGGATGTTATGAACCCGGACGGTTTCAATATGGGTGTGAACCTCAGCCGTGTCGCGGGGGCCGGAATAGACGATCACGTCCACCTCCACATCGTTCCAAGGTGGAACGGGGATACCAACTTCATGCCCGTGATAGCGAACACCAAAGTCATTCCAGAATCACTGCATGAAGCCTACTACGAGCTGAAAGGGGCTATAGACCGGATAGTTAAGAAAGAAAAAGTTTAG
- a CDS encoding calcium/sodium antiporter, translated as MIEAVLWVMAIVIGLVLLVVSGDMLSDKIVEVARKAGISTLVISIVLISLATTLPELITSAVASYQGLTGMALGNALGSIFANIALILGLAALARPLKATRAAYENSLIMLMSFFLVMLLSADGVLSRFDGIILLGSYVIYLKWLIKKHARDENGGSVRGDATLLDYAILLFLGLILVTGAKMVVYGGENIAEAMGISDFVIGATIVAIGTSLPEMTNAMYGAVRGRGSISVGNIIGADIMNALVVLGIASVIRPLQTGASALTVALVLAVMLPMTASLRRTHGLGRPIGIYFLAVYFLYLVLMFSGMKL; from the coding sequence ATGATAGAAGCGGTGCTGTGGGTCATGGCGATAGTCATAGGACTCGTGCTCCTGGTGGTCTCAGGGGACATGCTCTCGGACAAGATAGTGGAGGTAGCCCGGAAGGCCGGTATTTCCACCCTCGTCATAAGCATAGTTCTCATAAGCCTCGCAACCACACTTCCCGAACTCATAACGAGTGCCGTGGCCAGCTATCAGGGGCTGACCGGCATGGCCCTGGGGAATGCACTAGGAAGCATATTCGCCAACATCGCCCTGATATTAGGCCTTGCCGCCCTGGCACGGCCCCTCAAAGCGACCAGAGCCGCGTACGAGAACTCACTGATAATGCTGATGTCGTTCTTCCTGGTAATGCTCCTATCTGCGGATGGTGTTCTTTCCAGGTTTGACGGGATTATACTCCTGGGCAGCTACGTGATTTATCTGAAGTGGCTCATTAAGAAGCATGCCAGAGACGAAAACGGCGGGAGCGTACGGGGAGACGCAACCCTCCTAGATTATGCGATACTGCTGTTCCTTGGCCTGATCCTTGTTACAGGGGCAAAGATGGTTGTTTACGGTGGTGAGAACATAGCGGAGGCTATGGGAATCTCGGATTTCGTAATAGGAGCGACCATAGTGGCCATCGGGACATCCCTACCTGAGATGACGAACGCAATGTACGGGGCGGTGAGGGGCAGGGGTAGTATAAGTGTGGGCAACATAATCGGGGCAGATATAATGAACGCCCTCGTGGTTCTGGGGATAGCCTCGGTCATACGGCCCCTTCAAACGGGTGCATCGGCTTTGACAGTGGCCCTAGTGCTCGCCGTGATGCTCCCAATGACGGCCTCCCTAAGGCGGACTCACGGATTGGGAAGGCCAATAGGGATTTACTTCCTCGCGGTTTACTTCCTCTACCTGGTGCTTATGTTCTCAGGGATGAAGCTCTAA
- a CDS encoding 2,3-bisphosphoglycerate-independent phosphoglycerate mutase codes for MRQRKGLLIILDGLGDRPVEEFGGKTPLEHANTPNMDKLAKMGILGQQDPIKPGQPAGSDTAHLSIFGYNPYEVYRGRGYLEAMGVGLDLSEDDLAFRVNFATIEEGIITDRRAGRISTEEAHGLARAIQENVKIPVEFIFAGATGHRAVLVLKGMAAGYHVGENDPHEAGKPPHRFTWEDEESRKVAKILEEFVEKAHEVLESHPINEKRRKEGKPVANYLLIRGAGTYPDIPMKFTEQWRVKAGAVIAVSLVKGVARAIGFDVYTPEGATGEYNTDEMAKARKVVELLRDHDFVFLHFKPTDAAGHDNNPRLKVEMIEKADRMIGYIVEHINLDDVVIAITGDHSTPCEVMNHSGDPVPLLIAGGGVRADYTESFGERECMRGGIGRIKGHDIVPVMMDLMNRSEKFGA; via the coding sequence ATGAGGCAGAGAAAGGGACTTCTCATAATCCTCGACGGCCTCGGGGACAGACCAGTTGAGGAATTCGGCGGTAAAACACCCCTGGAGCATGCTAACACTCCGAACATGGATAAACTCGCCAAAATGGGGATCCTCGGCCAGCAGGACCCGATAAAGCCAGGCCAGCCGGCCGGAAGCGACACTGCCCACCTGAGCATCTTCGGCTACAATCCTTACGAGGTCTACCGTGGGAGGGGCTACCTCGAAGCCATGGGTGTTGGCCTCGACCTGAGCGAGGACGACCTGGCATTCCGCGTCAACTTCGCGACCATTGAGGAAGGGATAATCACTGACAGACGTGCTGGCAGGATAAGCACGGAAGAAGCTCACGGGCTGGCGAGGGCCATTCAGGAGAATGTTAAAATTCCAGTCGAGTTCATCTTTGCCGGAGCCACGGGGCACAGGGCCGTCCTCGTCCTCAAAGGAATGGCCGCGGGCTATCACGTCGGTGAAAACGACCCTCACGAGGCGGGGAAGCCACCGCACAGATTCACCTGGGAGGACGAGGAGAGCAGGAAAGTTGCCAAGATCCTCGAAGAGTTCGTTGAAAAAGCGCATGAAGTCCTTGAGAGTCATCCAATCAATGAGAAGCGCAGGAAAGAGGGCAAGCCCGTTGCCAACTACCTCCTCATCCGCGGTGCAGGAACCTATCCGGATATACCAATGAAGTTCACCGAGCAGTGGAGGGTCAAAGCAGGGGCGGTCATAGCGGTCTCACTCGTCAAGGGCGTTGCTAGGGCGATAGGCTTTGACGTCTACACACCGGAGGGGGCAACAGGTGAGTACAACACCGACGAGATGGCCAAGGCAAGGAAGGTGGTTGAGCTGCTCAGGGACCACGACTTTGTGTTCCTCCACTTCAAGCCGACCGATGCCGCGGGTCACGACAACAACCCGAGGCTCAAGGTCGAGATGATAGAGAAGGCCGACAGGATGATCGGTTACATCGTCGAGCACATCAACCTCGACGATGTCGTGATAGCGATAACGGGCGACCACAGCACGCCATGCGAGGTCATGAACCACAGCGGCGACCCGGTTCCCCTCCTCATAGCGGGCGGTGGCGTCAGGGCCGACTACACCGAGAGCTTCGGCGAGCGTGAGTGCATGCGCGGCGGTATAGGAAGGATTAAGGGCCACGACATAGTGCCGGTAATGATGGACCTCATGAACAGAAGCGAGAAGTTCGGGGCTTAG
- a CDS encoding DUF2202 domain-containing protein, giving the protein MRKKLVGFGLLVLGLFGLVIGGAAAYRGTLWPNPEAPQTYADEYSAPLSDDEASGLIYMVEEEKLARDVYLTLYNETGLEVFERIAESEQTHMDAVLSLIGKYNLTAPATLDQVGVFQNEELQSIYNQLVEQGSRSEVDALKVGALIEETDIKDLENWTAQTDNEDIRGVYSHLMAGSENHLRAFTAQLDARGVSYTAQVLPQGQVDEILSEENGHGKMRGEGHRMAGRDDGTGNHRGIHGESSARGTRGGGMNGPKGECGGSGRGFRG; this is encoded by the coding sequence ATGAGGAAAAAGTTGGTTGGATTTGGGTTGCTGGTGCTGGGCCTCTTCGGTCTGGTGATTGGGGGGGCTGCTGCATACAGGGGTACCCTCTGGCCAAATCCGGAGGCACCGCAGACATATGCGGATGAATACAGCGCCCCACTGAGCGATGACGAGGCCAGCGGGCTTATTTACATGGTCGAGGAAGAGAAGCTCGCGAGGGATGTTTACCTGACGCTCTACAACGAAACGGGTCTTGAAGTCTTCGAGCGCATCGCCGAGAGCGAGCAGACCCATATGGATGCCGTGCTCTCATTGATAGGGAAGTACAACCTGACGGCTCCGGCGACGCTCGATCAGGTTGGTGTTTTCCAGAACGAGGAACTCCAGAGTATCTACAACCAGCTCGTTGAGCAGGGAAGCCGGAGTGAAGTTGACGCTCTAAAGGTTGGGGCCCTGATAGAGGAAACCGACATCAAAGACCTCGAGAACTGGACCGCCCAGACCGACAACGAGGACATCAGGGGGGTCTACAGCCACCTAATGGCGGGTAGCGAGAACCACCTGCGGGCCTTTACGGCTCAGCTTGATGCCCGGGGAGTTAGTTATACCGCTCAGGTACTCCCACAGGGGCAGGTTGACGAGATACTCAGCGAAGAGAACGGACACGGAAAGATGAGGGGAGAAGGCCACCGTATGGCGGGTAGAGACGATGGTACCGGGAACCACAGGGGAATACACGGAGAGAGCAGTGCACGCGGTACCCGTGGTGGGGGCATGAACGGCCCTAAAGGTGAATGTGGTGGAAGTGGAAGGGGCTTCCGCGGCTGA
- a CDS encoding winged helix-turn-helix domain-containing protein encodes MVQSITELVAVGEALSNPVRVKVLRMLCEKEWYVYEMAKELGISRQLLYLHLKKLEKAGLVESELRLEPGDPRAKKYYRAKRFRIVLDNDVIKRLGEV; translated from the coding sequence ATGGTTCAGAGCATCACCGAACTTGTGGCAGTAGGGGAGGCCCTCTCAAACCCGGTTAGGGTCAAGGTACTGAGGATGCTCTGTGAAAAGGAGTGGTATGTCTATGAGATGGCCAAAGAGCTTGGTATATCACGACAACTTTTGTATCTTCATCTTAAGAAGCTTGAAAAGGCTGGGCTGGTCGAGAGCGAACTTCGCCTTGAGCCCGGTGATCCCAGGGCCAAGAAGTACTACAGGGCAAAGCGATTCAGGATCGTTCTCGACAACGACGTGATAAAACGCTTGGGGGAGGTTTGA
- a CDS encoding aldo/keto reductase — MGTWGIGGYERPDYSYDRESVEALRYGLELGINLIDTAEFYGAGHSEELVGEAIRGFERGEIFIISKVWPSHFSYNEAKNAARASAKRLGTYIDLYLLHWPGEDWGKIEETLHALEELVDEGLIRYIGVSNFDLELLKRSQEAMRRHEIVANEVKYSLKDRWPETSGLLDYMKREKIALIAYTPLEKGSLARNSCLGEIGKKYGKTSAQVALNYLIWEENVIAIPKAGRREHVEENAGAMGWRLLREDREKARGCV; from the coding sequence ATGGGGACGTGGGGCATAGGCGGCTACGAGAGGCCCGATTATTCCTACGATAGGGAGAGCGTCGAGGCCCTGAGATATGGTCTGGAGCTAGGAATTAACCTCATCGATACGGCAGAGTTCTACGGTGCTGGCCACTCCGAGGAGCTCGTGGGCGAGGCGATTAGGGGCTTTGAGAGGGGAGAGATTTTCATAATCAGCAAGGTATGGCCGAGTCACTTCAGTTATAACGAGGCGAAGAATGCCGCGAGGGCAAGCGCGAAGAGACTTGGTACTTACATAGACCTCTACCTCCTCCACTGGCCCGGTGAGGACTGGGGGAAGATAGAAGAGACCCTCCACGCTTTGGAGGAACTCGTTGATGAAGGATTGATTCGTTACATAGGCGTCAGCAACTTTGACCTTGAGCTTCTGAAACGCTCCCAAGAGGCCATGAGGAGGCACGAGATAGTCGCCAATGAGGTGAAGTACTCCCTGAAGGACAGGTGGCCCGAGACGAGTGGATTGCTCGACTACATGAAGCGCGAAAAAATAGCGCTCATAGCCTACACCCCCCTCGAAAAAGGCTCGCTCGCGAGGAACTCCTGCTTGGGGGAAATTGGAAAGAAGTACGGGAAGACCTCGGCCCAGGTCGCCCTCAACTACCTCATCTGGGAGGAGAACGTTATAGCCATTCCGAAGGCTGGCAGAAGGGAGCACGTCGAGGAGAACGCCGGCGCGATGGGGTGGAGACTTTTAAGGGAAGATAGGGAGAAGGCAAGGGGGTGCGTCTGA
- a CDS encoding aldehyde ferredoxin oxidoreductase family protein produces MYGYHNLIARINLTDGKATYEKLPDEIIRKFIGGKGLGYYLIYREVPPVTEPLSEANKFVFAPGGLTGLVPGSSKVIAVSKSPETGLISDSSGGDAFGPKLKGHFDALIIEGKSEEPVYLHVHDGKVEILSAEHLWGRGNYEVARRLWKEHPKASMALIGPAGERLSRIANVIYDTERASGRGGPGAVLGSKKVKAVVVEPGEKPKVANPEEFQRLWQSFYDHFATDPKYEHTRNYGTSDALRSAASLGMSPAYNFSRPYIPDELASKLAGDEVKKYEVEPEWFVHGKSCPIKCARYVEVEYRGKKIRVKPEYESIAMLGAATGVFNFPAVAYFNWLVNDLGLDSIATGATIAWLFEMVKKGLISEEEIGFPVEGFGDEEAEERLIRLMAERKGIGAVLADGVKRACERLGRGCEFAVHVKGMESPAWDPRGRRTYALSYATADVGASHLRGWPRPHQLPNQGPAKELVPSMIEGRDESYITDMLGTCKFVPYKMEELARLYSLVTGEEWTVEKLRKVAQAVESIARIHDALDWVTPPMDDTVPPRWWEPEPDGPAEGNAAFIDYGDFLEARREFYRLRGWHEELGVPLPETMEELGYPEFKGDAERALEVVKTRIGS; encoded by the coding sequence ATGTACGGCTATCACAACCTGATTGCCCGGATAAACCTGACGGATGGGAAGGCCACATATGAGAAACTGCCCGATGAGATAATAAGAAAGTTCATCGGCGGGAAGGGCCTCGGCTACTACCTGATTTATCGCGAGGTTCCGCCGGTAACTGAGCCGTTGAGCGAGGCCAACAAGTTCGTTTTCGCTCCGGGAGGATTAACCGGCCTAGTGCCGGGCTCAAGCAAGGTCATAGCGGTGAGCAAGAGCCCGGAGACGGGGCTTATCAGTGATTCAAGCGGTGGAGACGCCTTCGGCCCGAAACTGAAGGGGCACTTCGATGCTCTTATCATCGAGGGAAAGAGCGAGGAGCCCGTTTATCTCCACGTTCACGATGGAAAAGTTGAGATTCTATCTGCGGAGCACCTCTGGGGCAGGGGCAACTATGAGGTTGCCAGAAGGCTCTGGAAGGAGCACCCCAAGGCGAGCATGGCGCTCATTGGCCCCGCAGGTGAGAGACTCAGCAGGATCGCCAACGTCATCTACGACACCGAGAGGGCGAGCGGAAGGGGTGGCCCTGGAGCCGTCCTCGGGAGCAAGAAGGTCAAAGCAGTTGTAGTCGAACCCGGCGAGAAGCCCAAGGTGGCCAACCCCGAGGAGTTCCAGAGACTCTGGCAGAGCTTTTACGACCACTTCGCCACCGACCCCAAGTACGAGCACACGAGGAACTACGGAACGAGCGACGCCTTAAGGAGCGCCGCCTCCCTGGGCATGAGCCCGGCCTACAACTTCTCAAGACCCTACATCCCGGACGAGCTGGCGAGCAAGTTGGCGGGAGACGAGGTCAAGAAGTATGAAGTCGAGCCTGAGTGGTTCGTTCACGGCAAGAGCTGTCCTATAAAGTGCGCCCGCTACGTTGAGGTGGAATACAGGGGCAAGAAGATACGCGTCAAGCCCGAATACGAGAGCATAGCGATGCTCGGAGCGGCTACCGGAGTCTTCAACTTCCCGGCGGTGGCCTACTTCAACTGGCTCGTTAACGACCTCGGGCTGGACAGCATAGCGACAGGGGCCACGATAGCGTGGCTCTTCGAGATGGTCAAGAAGGGCCTAATAAGCGAGGAGGAGATAGGATTCCCCGTTGAGGGCTTCGGCGACGAGGAGGCTGAGGAGAGGCTCATCAGGCTGATGGCAGAGAGGAAGGGCATCGGCGCGGTTCTGGCGGACGGTGTTAAGCGCGCCTGTGAGAGGCTCGGCAGGGGCTGTGAGTTCGCCGTCCACGTGAAGGGCATGGAGAGCCCAGCCTGGGACCCGCGCGGAAGGAGAACCTACGCCCTGAGCTATGCAACAGCCGACGTTGGAGCCTCTCATCTGAGGGGCTGGCCGAGGCCGCACCAGCTCCCCAACCAGGGGCCGGCAAAGGAGCTAGTGCCCTCGATGATAGAGGGCAGGGACGAGAGCTACATAACGGATATGCTCGGAACATGTAAGTTCGTCCCCTACAAGATGGAAGAGTTAGCCAGGCTCTACTCGCTCGTGACCGGCGAGGAGTGGACGGTTGAAAAGCTCAGAAAGGTGGCTCAAGCGGTCGAGAGCATTGCCAGAATACACGACGCCCTCGACTGGGTAACACCGCCGATGGACGACACGGTTCCGCCGCGCTGGTGGGAGCCGGAGCCAGACGGGCCGGCGGAGGGCAACGCGGCTTTCATAGACTACGGTGACTTTCTTGAAGCTCGCAGGGAGTTCTACAGACTGAGAGGCTGGCACGAGGAGCTTGGAGTTCCCCTGCCCGAGACAATGGAGGAGCTCGGCTATCCTGAATTTAAGGGAGATGCTGAGAGGGCGTTGGAGGTAGTGAAGACGAGGATAGGATCATGA
- a CDS encoding tRNA-binding protein, producing the protein MWDTSKDYRLLVAEKAVELFLKTLEHAKFKGKWNKKGAIQLAKEMIPEIQAMRYSYVEPKELIETPQMRALKEKANGIIGALGGEEWYHTFLNLADKDEKEKVEEAVAKVRFFLNTILGLDKRLALGKINDPVIAVDIKVGEVMSVGKHPNADRLLVTNVNLGDRALTVVTNDLTVKEGNRVAVALLPPANFRGIVSEGMFLGAGEGVLKDVKGEIGGLPKGIPLEAFNETRNLVEAFLKG; encoded by the coding sequence ATGTGGGACACGAGCAAGGATTACCGCTTACTGGTGGCGGAAAAGGCAGTGGAGCTGTTTCTGAAGACGCTGGAGCACGCGAAGTTCAAGGGGAAGTGGAACAAGAAGGGAGCGATTCAGTTAGCGAAGGAGATGATTCCGGAGATACAGGCGATGCGGTACAGCTACGTGGAGCCGAAGGAGCTGATTGAGACCCCGCAGATGAGGGCTTTGAAGGAGAAGGCCAATGGAATAATCGGGGCTCTAGGTGGTGAGGAATGGTATCACACGTTTCTCAATCTGGCGGACAAGGACGAGAAGGAAAAGGTTGAGGAGGCAGTTGCCAAAGTCCGCTTCTTCCTGAACACGATACTCGGCCTCGACAAACGCCTGGCCCTAGGTAAGATAAACGACCCGGTCATAGCGGTAGACATAAAGGTCGGAGAAGTCATGAGCGTTGGCAAGCACCCGAACGCCGACCGCTTGCTCGTCACCAACGTCAACCTTGGTGATAGGGCCCTGACCGTTGTCACCAACGACCTAACGGTGAAGGAGGGCAACCGCGTCGCCGTTGCCCTGCTCCCACCTGCGAACTTCAGGGGAATCGTCAGCGAGGGCATGTTCCTCGGAGCCGGAGAAGGCGTCCTGAAAGATGTCAAAGGGGAAATCGGCGGACTCCCAAAGGGAATCCCGCTGGAGGCCTTCAACGAGACAAGGAACCTGGTGGAGGCGTTTTTGAAGGGGTGA